From a single Borreliella spielmanii genomic region:
- a CDS encoding peptide ABC transporter substrate-binding protein, giving the protein MIIKKTLFLAILIMIANSCTISKAKDDLIFGVGIGHEPTSLDPQFCSDKFGTLIINELFVGLLRGDPKTGGYRPGLAKSWDISFDKTCYTFHLRDDIYWSDGVKITADTVRNSYIMALETEENVPALSLLTSKIKNAKEFHETKLNAEEVGIKVIDAKTLEITLSQPTVYFLDLLTNSIFIPVPTHIIKKFGNKWTSAENMVTSGPFKLKRRILNEEISLEKNIKFYDAKNVAISELTFVTINDARRIYSMYEHNEIDAIFNSIPLTLINELILREDFYSADIIQTGFLSLKTNIKPLDNPKVREALSLAIDRETLVYRVLDNNFKATRKVIPNINNYNYGKKLRLYNPRKAEKLLAEAGYPDGKKFPTLTIKYNKNDLGKEIANFIQSQWKKVLNIEIEVEPEPWNNYISNILKGHYELSVRSWQGDYLDPMAFFNIFETKTSHLSSYGYSNLELDELLSKAEIEVDEKIRLTLFKKAEEIIIENDYPIIPIYSSAGNYLFKNDRWTGWNTNNSERFALSEIKPLDD; this is encoded by the coding sequence ATGATAATAAAAAAAACACTGTTTTTAGCAATACTAATTATGATTGCAAACTCGTGCACAATTTCTAAAGCAAAAGATGATCTTATTTTTGGAGTTGGAATTGGACACGAACCAACATCGCTTGATCCGCAGTTTTGTAGTGATAAATTTGGCACTTTAATTATAAATGAACTATTTGTTGGACTTTTAAGGGGGGACCCTAAAACAGGTGGGTACAGGCCAGGACTTGCAAAAAGTTGGGACATTTCTTTTGACAAAACTTGCTACACATTCCACTTAAGAGACGACATTTATTGGAGCGATGGTGTTAAAATAACAGCAGATACTGTTAGAAACTCATACATAATGGCCTTAGAGACTGAAGAGAATGTACCAGCTCTTAGCCTATTAACATCAAAAATAAAAAATGCAAAAGAATTTCACGAAACAAAATTAAATGCAGAAGAAGTTGGAATAAAAGTAATTGATGCGAAAACTTTAGAAATAACTCTTTCCCAGCCAACAGTATATTTTCTTGATCTGCTTACAAACTCAATATTTATACCTGTTCCTACCCATATTATTAAAAAGTTTGGAAATAAATGGACAAGCGCAGAAAACATGGTAACAAGCGGACCTTTTAAACTAAAAAGAAGAATTTTAAACGAAGAAATATCTCTTGAAAAGAATATAAAATTTTATGATGCTAAAAACGTTGCGATTAGTGAGCTTACATTTGTTACTATAAACGATGCCCGAAGAATTTACAGCATGTATGAACATAATGAAATAGATGCTATTTTTAACAGCATCCCCTTAACCCTTATTAATGAGCTTATCTTAAGAGAAGACTTTTATTCAGCTGATATTATCCAAACCGGGTTTCTTTCATTAAAAACAAATATTAAACCCCTTGACAATCCAAAAGTAAGAGAGGCATTATCTCTTGCGATTGACAGAGAAACATTGGTTTACAGAGTGCTTGATAATAACTTTAAAGCAACAAGAAAAGTGATTCCTAATATTAATAATTATAATTATGGGAAAAAATTAAGACTATACAACCCACGAAAAGCAGAAAAACTTTTAGCCGAAGCTGGATATCCGGATGGGAAAAAATTTCCAACTCTTACAATCAAATACAACAAAAATGACCTTGGAAAGGAAATTGCAAACTTTATTCAAAGCCAATGGAAAAAAGTTTTAAATATTGAAATAGAAGTTGAGCCTGAACCTTGGAATAATTACATATCAAACATTTTAAAAGGGCATTATGAGCTCTCAGTAAGGTCCTGGCAAGGAGATTATTTAGATCCCATGGCATTCTTTAATATATTTGAAACTAAAACCTCTCATCTCTCATCTTACGGATATTCAAATCTTGAACTTGACGAACTTTTAAGTAAAGCTGAGATTGAAGTGGATGAAAAAATCAGATTAACGCTGTTTAAAAAAGCTGAAGAAATAATTATTGAAAATGATTACCCAATAATTCCAATATACAGCTCTGCGGGAAATTATCTTTTTAAAAATGATAGATGGACGGGGTGGAACACAAACAATTCAGAAAGATTTGCCCTATCAGAAATAAAACCTTTAGACGATTAA
- a CDS encoding anti-CBASS protein Acb1 family protein produces the protein MIFKKMVNEFKMEIKNTNFKINPVDVYRYSIFFRNYIDSTAEDALKNGINLSLLETSCLKESRDFLSSLKVELKEALLEAIISYRFNGAGYILVKPKGEDEDLSKKVNNELPTGFKYLDFQKIINKRESEYIEYLSSSKDLDGINQKARVVKIDKSRVIIYENYDYVLGSHEPVYTQSLLFNICLLEQIYLEIEKRIRNYNFLFYKDEHLVGLVESLELAKEEISVLLNNNKGIFSNFFKGQKPNKSCSALSSASEQLGRELGKIKSTLNNDGIFYTASENARLEVIKYDLEFLKDAFELVKAKIGADTKEPLTRSFNEQVKGLGSSGKGDKSNYYDYLKGVQESVANACNLKLNKYYRLNMKFNELEVLSYEQRLERDNLLLDVYFKYLELIKNENLSHKARENLKEQLSLVI, from the coding sequence ATGATATTTAAAAAAATGGTTAATGAATTTAAAATGGAAATAAAAAACACTAACTTCAAAATTAATCCTGTTGATGTTTACAGATATTCAATTTTTTTTAGGAATTACATAGACAGTACAGCAGAAGATGCACTAAAAAATGGAATTAATTTAAGCTTACTTGAAACTTCTTGTTTAAAAGAAAGTAGAGATTTTCTTTCAAGCTTAAAGGTGGAATTAAAAGAAGCTCTTCTTGAAGCAATAATAAGTTACAGATTTAATGGAGCAGGATACATTTTAGTAAAACCCAAAGGTGAAGATGAAGATTTAAGCAAAAAGGTTAACAACGAATTGCCCACAGGTTTTAAATATTTAGATTTTCAAAAAATTATTAACAAAAGAGAATCTGAGTACATAGAATATCTTTCAAGTTCAAAAGACTTAGATGGTATTAACCAGAAGGCAAGAGTTGTAAAAATAGATAAAAGTAGAGTAATAATTTATGAAAATTATGATTATGTTTTAGGCTCACATGAGCCTGTTTATACACAAAGTTTGCTTTTTAATATTTGTCTTTTAGAGCAAATTTATTTAGAGATAGAAAAAAGAATAAGAAATTATAATTTTTTGTTTTACAAAGACGAACATTTGGTAGGACTTGTTGAATCTTTAGAGCTTGCAAAAGAGGAAATTAGCGTTTTACTAAACAATAATAAAGGCATATTTTCTAACTTTTTTAAAGGGCAAAAGCCAAACAAAAGTTGCTCAGCATTAAGCAGCGCTTCTGAGCAGCTTGGCAGAGAGCTTGGCAAGATTAAAAGCACTCTAAACAATGATGGAATTTTTTATACAGCATCAGAGAATGCACGCCTAGAAGTAATAAAGTATGATTTAGAGTTTTTAAAAGATGCATTTGAACTTGTTAAAGCAAAAATTGGTGCTGATACTAAAGAGCCTCTTACTAGAAGTTTTAATGAACAAGTTAAAGGCCTTGGCAGCAGTGGCAAGGGAGACAAAAGCAATTATTACGACTATTTAAAAGGCGTACAAGAATCTGTTGCTAATGCATGCAATCTTAAGCTTAACAAATATTACAGATTGAATATGAAGTTTAACGAGCTTGAAGTTTTAAGCTATGAGCAAAGACTTGAGAGAGACAATTTGCTTCTTGATGTTTATTTTAAGTATTTAGAGTTAATTAAAAATGAAAATTTAAGTCACAAGGCAAGAGAAAATTTAAAAGAACAATTAAGTTTAGTTATTTAA